A section of the Chryseobacterium scophthalmum genome encodes:
- a CDS encoding glycosyltransferase family 4 protein translates to MKKNILIDVERLKYPRSGIANVCISLIRGLDEKLCHFNYTLYGPEKNIPATQSDFKIINWKFWQKKIKINTSPFSLIHVTHQLSDYFHSKKSNQKKVVTLHDLNFLHDKSSARKIEKSKKIVQKNIGNADAIVCISEFVKDDFLKNKYLFSLKNNIKVDVIYNGLTFPENETFSSEKKYEFIGRKFILNIGVLFPKKNQEVLLNLITGNERELVLITSSAKSEYKEKFLEKVKKLGLEKKVHILENVENNEKYFLLQHCESYCHPSLAEGFGIPPVEAMFFGKPVFLSNLTSLPEIGGDLAFYFNDFSSDSMKKIYDEGIEKFNAAQENYIVKLKERASKFSYKSMAESYEGLYKRLLD, encoded by the coding sequence ATGAAAAAGAATATTCTTATCGATGTTGAGCGACTTAAATATCCAAGATCAGGAATTGCAAATGTTTGCATTTCATTAATCCGAGGATTAGACGAAAAATTGTGCCATTTCAATTACACTCTTTACGGACCAGAGAAAAATATTCCGGCAACCCAGTCTGATTTTAAGATCATTAACTGGAAATTTTGGCAGAAAAAAATTAAAATAAATACTTCGCCTTTTTCATTAATTCATGTAACACATCAGTTATCAGATTATTTTCATTCTAAAAAATCAAATCAGAAAAAAGTTGTTACGCTGCATGATTTAAATTTTCTTCATGATAAAAGTTCTGCCAGAAAAATTGAGAAATCTAAGAAGATTGTTCAGAAAAATATAGGAAATGCAGATGCTATCGTCTGTATTTCAGAATTTGTAAAGGATGATTTCCTTAAAAATAAATATTTGTTTTCCCTAAAAAATAACATAAAAGTTGACGTGATATATAATGGATTAACTTTTCCTGAAAACGAAACCTTTAGTTCTGAAAAAAAATATGAGTTTATCGGCAGAAAATTCATTCTCAATATTGGGGTGCTTTTCCCAAAGAAGAATCAGGAAGTTTTGCTCAATCTTATCACTGGAAATGAAAGAGAATTGGTTTTAATTACTTCTTCTGCAAAATCTGAATACAAAGAAAAATTCCTTGAAAAAGTTAAAAAATTAGGTTTAGAAAAGAAGGTTCATATTCTTGAAAATGTAGAGAATAATGAAAAATATTTTCTGCTTCAACATTGCGAATCCTATTGTCATCCGTCATTGGCAGAAGGTTTTGGTATTCCTCCGGTAGAAGCTATGTTCTTTGGAAAACCTGTTTTTCTAAGTAATTTAACCAGCCTTCCGGAAATTGGAGGAGATTTAGCGTTTTACTTTAATGATTTTTCGTCTGATTCTATGAAGAAAATCTATGATGAAGGAATTGAAAAATTTAATGCAGCTCAGGAAAATTATATTGTGAAATTGAAAGAAAGAGCTTCAAAATTCAGTTATAAAAGCATGGCTGAATCTTATGAAGGATTATACAAAAGACTGTTAGATTAA
- a CDS encoding polysaccharide deacetylase family protein — protein MVQFFKRVLGLSKKESIRILMYHLVLPQSIAYKNDLIVTVENLEEQLIYIKNNFKTVFFKDLETSKSVENKIILTFDDGYYNNLQYLIPLLEKHQLKATIFIPTEFIQNNLNGNEKVYMNFDEIKSLNPDLVEIALHSHSHKNFSQMTVSEAEADLLKNIEILDQNEINFTKVLAYPYGKFPKEKEFFKMLDKIGIESAMRIGNNVASYPFKKRFEVNRIDIKYGDSLKAFKWKLKFGKTKL, from the coding sequence ATGGTTCAGTTTTTTAAAAGAGTTTTGGGGCTTTCAAAGAAAGAAAGCATTAGAATTTTGATGTATCATCTGGTTTTACCACAATCTATCGCATATAAAAATGATTTGATTGTTACGGTTGAAAATCTAGAAGAGCAACTGATTTATATTAAAAATAATTTCAAAACTGTATTTTTCAAAGATTTAGAAACTTCAAAATCTGTTGAGAATAAAATAATTTTAACCTTCGATGATGGGTATTACAATAATTTACAATATCTGATTCCACTCCTCGAGAAACATCAATTGAAAGCAACCATTTTCATTCCTACAGAGTTTATCCAAAACAATCTGAATGGAAACGAAAAAGTCTACATGAATTTTGATGAAATAAAATCTTTGAATCCTGATTTAGTTGAAATTGCTTTACACAGCCATTCTCACAAGAATTTTTCGCAAATGACAGTATCAGAAGCGGAAGCAGATCTTCTAAAAAACATTGAAATTTTAGACCAGAACGAAATCAACTTTACAAAAGTTTTGGCTTATCCTTACGGCAAATTTCCAAAAGAAAAAGAATTTTTCAAAATGCTCGACAAAATCGGAATTGAATCTGCAATGAGAATTGGAAATAATGTAGCATCTTATCCTTTTAAAAAGAGATTTGAAGTCAACCGTATCGATATCAAGTATGGTGATTCTTTAAAAGCCTTTAAATGGAAGCTTAAATTTGGGAAAACAAAACTTTAA
- a CDS encoding glycosyltransferase family 2 protein: MKLSVAIITFNEERIIEKNLNSVHDLADEIIIVDSFSKDCTEEICSKFPKVKFIQQKFLGFGKQKNFAIEQCQSEWILFLDSDEIPDEELKKSIRKTISEPQPEFNVYDVEFNNIFLGETLKYGGWGNIKRERLFRKGNGKYSEDIVHEVFISSEVKGKLKGKINHYTYKDIYHHIEKSNKYTSMMAEKMYKNGKKSNIFKILFKPLFQFFKSYFLRLGFLDGLVGYYAAATAAFYTFLKYKKLHEIHKFR; the protein is encoded by the coding sequence ATGAAGCTTTCTGTAGCGATAATTACTTTCAACGAGGAAAGAATAATCGAAAAAAATCTAAATTCAGTTCACGATTTAGCCGACGAAATCATTATTGTCGACAGTTTCTCTAAAGACTGTACAGAAGAAATTTGCTCAAAATTCCCGAAAGTAAAATTTATTCAGCAAAAATTTTTAGGTTTTGGAAAACAGAAGAATTTTGCGATTGAACAATGCCAATCAGAATGGATTTTATTTTTAGATTCTGATGAAATTCCTGATGAAGAGCTGAAAAAATCAATCAGAAAAACAATCTCAGAACCGCAACCTGAGTTTAATGTTTATGATGTTGAATTCAACAATATTTTTTTAGGTGAAACGCTGAAATATGGAGGTTGGGGAAATATAAAAAGAGAAAGGCTTTTCAGAAAAGGTAATGGTAAATATTCTGAAGATATTGTACATGAAGTATTTATCTCTAGCGAAGTTAAAGGAAAACTGAAAGGAAAAATAAATCATTACACATACAAAGATATTTATCACCACATCGAAAAATCTAATAAATACACTTCAATGATGGCGGAAAAGATGTATAAAAATGGTAAAAAATCAAACATTTTTAAAATTCTTTTTAAACCTCTGTTCCAATTCTTCAAATCATATTTTTTACGTTTAGGATTTCTTGACGGTTTAGTTGGTTATTACGCTGCAGCAACAGCAGCTTTTTACACCTTCCTTAAATATAAAAAACTTCACGAAATTCATAAATTCAGATAG
- a CDS encoding glycosyltransferase family 2 protein, which produces MEDPKISALLIVFNEEKNIEEALNSVEFADEIIVLDSFSTDKTVDIIKSKYPKVKLYQNKFEDFTKQRNLCISYSKNDWILFLDADERITPKLKNEILKEIKKPVTQNAYFFKRKFFFMGEKVNYSGTQNDKNIRLFKKEVAHYDENKRVHEGLSNVDNPGTLQNYLLHFSFDSYDAYYKKVIHYSKLKAKDLHEKRIPYQMVKQLSKSAFSFFKMYFLKLGILDGKKGLILSYLSALSSFKTYEYLKEEYA; this is translated from the coding sequence ATGGAAGATCCAAAAATAAGTGCTTTATTAATAGTCTTTAATGAAGAGAAAAATATTGAAGAAGCTTTAAACTCGGTAGAATTTGCCGATGAAATTATTGTCTTGGATTCTTTCAGCACAGATAAAACAGTTGACATTATAAAAAGTAAATACCCAAAAGTGAAGCTCTATCAAAATAAATTTGAAGATTTTACTAAGCAGCGCAACCTCTGCATTTCTTATTCAAAAAACGATTGGATTCTATTTTTAGATGCTGATGAGAGAATCACTCCGAAATTGAAAAATGAAATTTTAAAAGAGATTAAAAAACCCGTTACTCAAAATGCCTACTTTTTTAAACGAAAATTCTTTTTTATGGGTGAAAAAGTAAACTATTCAGGTACTCAGAATGATAAAAACATCCGTCTTTTTAAAAAGGAAGTGGCTCATTACGACGAAAACAAAAGAGTTCATGAAGGCTTGAGTAATGTCGACAATCCGGGAACTTTACAAAACTATCTTCTTCATTTTTCTTTTGATTCTTATGACGCATATTACAAAAAAGTCATTCACTATTCAAAACTGAAAGCAAAAGATTTGCATGAAAAAAGAATTCCATATCAAATGGTAAAGCAATTATCAAAAAGTGCCTTTAGTTTCTTTAAAATGTATTTTCTAAAGCTCGGAATCTTAGATGGCAAAAAAGGACTAATCCTCTCCTATTTAAGCGCTTTAAGTTCTTTTAAAACCTATGAATATTTAAAAGAAGAATATGCATAA
- the rocD gene encoding ornithine--oxo-acid transaminase, which translates to MSIAEQTKNSQYFIELEEKHGAHNYHPLPVVLDKGEGVFVWDVEGKKYYDFLSAYSAVNQGHSHPKIVDALVNQAKKLALTSRAFYNSNLGEYEKKITTLFGFDKVLPMNSGAEAVETAVKLARKWSYEVKGISENAAKIVVCENNFHGRTTTIVSFSNDPDANKNYGPFTPGFVKIPYNDLAALEEVLKNDAQNIAAFLVEPIQGEAGVYVPDENFLKNALELCKKHNVLFIADEVQTGIARTGKLIACHHENVQPDILILGKALSGGMYPVSAVLANDEIMNVIKPGQHGSTFGGNPIACAVAIAALDVVEEEKLSERAEELGKLFRSEIEKLIEKSDLITKVRGKGLLNAILINDTPESSTAWNLCLQLKENGLLAKPTHGNIIRLAPPLVITEEQLLDCVKIIEKTILDFKK; encoded by the coding sequence ATGTCAATAGCAGAACAAACAAAAAACTCACAATATTTTATTGAACTCGAAGAAAAACATGGTGCACACAATTATCATCCGCTTCCGGTGGTTTTAGATAAAGGTGAAGGCGTTTTTGTTTGGGATGTTGAAGGTAAAAAATATTACGATTTCCTTTCGGCTTATTCAGCAGTGAACCAAGGGCATTCTCATCCAAAAATCGTCGATGCCTTGGTAAATCAGGCTAAAAAATTAGCTTTAACTTCCAGAGCTTTTTACAATTCAAATTTGGGAGAATACGAGAAGAAAATTACTACTCTTTTCGGATTTGATAAAGTTTTACCAATGAACTCCGGAGCTGAAGCTGTAGAAACGGCAGTAAAATTAGCTAGAAAATGGAGCTATGAAGTAAAAGGAATTTCAGAAAATGCAGCTAAAATTGTAGTTTGTGAAAACAATTTCCACGGAAGAACGACAACAATCGTTTCTTTCTCAAACGATCCAGATGCCAATAAAAACTACGGTCCTTTCACACCGGGATTTGTAAAAATTCCTTACAACGACCTTGCAGCTTTAGAAGAAGTTCTAAAAAATGACGCTCAAAATATTGCAGCATTTTTGGTTGAACCAATTCAGGGAGAAGCTGGAGTTTACGTTCCGGATGAAAATTTCCTTAAGAATGCTTTAGAATTATGTAAAAAACACAATGTCCTTTTCATTGCAGACGAAGTACAGACAGGAATTGCAAGAACTGGTAAATTGATTGCTTGTCACCACGAAAATGTACAACCTGATATCTTAATTTTAGGAAAAGCACTTTCAGGTGGAATGTATCCTGTTTCTGCAGTTTTGGCAAATGATGAGATTATGAATGTTATCAAACCTGGTCAACATGGTTCTACTTTTGGAGGAAACCCAATTGCCTGTGCCGTTGCAATTGCAGCTTTAGATGTCGTAGAAGAAGAAAAACTTTCTGAAAGAGCTGAAGAATTAGGAAAACTATTCAGAAGCGAAATCGAAAAACTAATTGAAAAATCAGACTTAATTACCAAAGTAAGAGGAAAAGGTTTATTGAATGCAATCTTAATCAATGATACTCCTGAAAGTTCTACCGCATGGAATCTTTGTTTACAATTAAAAGAAAACGGACTTTTAGCAAAACCAACACACGGAAACATCATAAGACTGGCTCCACCGTTGGTTATTACTGAAGAGCAATTATTAGATTGCGTGAAGATTATTGAGAAAACAATCTTAGATTTCAAAAAATAA
- the accC gene encoding acetyl-CoA carboxylase biotin carboxylase subunit, translating into MFKKILIANRGEIAMRILRTCKEMGIKTVAVYSTADKDSLHVRFADEAVCIGPAMSKDSYLKIPNIIAAAEITNADAIHPGYGFLSENANFSRICQKNGIKFIGASPEQIERMGDKANAKATMKAANVPCVPGSEGLIESYEHAVKTAEETGYPVMIKATAGGGGKGMRAVWKAEDLKEHWESAIQEAVAAFGNGGMYMEKLIEEPRHIEIQVAGDQFGKACHLSERDCSVQRRNQKLTEETPSPFMTDELREKMGDAAVKAAEFIGYEGVGTIEFLVDKHRNFYFMEMNTRIQVEHPITEQVIDYDLIREQILLAAGTPISGINHYPKLHSIECRINAEDPYADFRPSPGKITGLNIPGGHGIRVDTHVYSGYTIPSNYDSMIAKLITTAQTREEAIAKMKRALEEFYVEGVKTTIPFHRQLMEDEDYLSGNYTTKFMESFVMDKKYDNH; encoded by the coding sequence ATGTTCAAAAAAATATTAATCGCCAATCGTGGCGAAATTGCAATGCGTATTTTACGTACTTGTAAAGAAATGGGAATCAAAACCGTTGCGGTATATTCTACTGCCGACAAAGACAGTCTTCACGTAAGATTTGCTGACGAGGCTGTTTGTATTGGTCCTGCAATGAGTAAAGACTCATATCTTAAAATCCCTAACATCATTGCTGCTGCAGAGATTACCAATGCAGATGCAATTCACCCAGGGTATGGTTTCTTATCAGAAAATGCTAATTTCTCAAGAATCTGTCAGAAAAACGGTATCAAATTTATTGGTGCTTCTCCTGAACAGATCGAAAGAATGGGAGATAAAGCCAATGCTAAAGCTACCATGAAAGCTGCAAACGTACCTTGTGTACCTGGTTCTGAAGGTTTAATTGAATCTTACGAGCATGCAGTAAAAACAGCGGAAGAAACAGGTTATCCCGTAATGATCAAAGCTACTGCTGGTGGTGGTGGAAAAGGAATGAGAGCTGTTTGGAAAGCTGAAGACCTTAAAGAACACTGGGAATCTGCAATTCAGGAAGCTGTTGCAGCCTTCGGAAACGGAGGTATGTATATGGAAAAACTGATTGAAGAGCCAAGACATATCGAGATTCAGGTTGCAGGTGACCAATTTGGTAAAGCTTGCCACCTTTCTGAAAGAGACTGTTCTGTACAAAGAAGAAACCAGAAATTAACTGAAGAAACTCCTTCACCATTCATGACTGACGAACTTCGTGAGAAAATGGGTGATGCAGCAGTAAAAGCAGCAGAATTTATCGGTTATGAAGGTGTAGGAACAATTGAATTCCTTGTTGACAAGCACAGAAATTTCTATTTCATGGAAATGAACACAAGAATTCAGGTGGAGCACCCAATTACTGAGCAGGTTATTGATTATGACTTAATCAGAGAGCAAATTCTTTTGGCAGCAGGAACTCCTATTTCAGGAATCAACCATTATCCGAAATTACATTCTATTGAATGTAGAATCAATGCAGAAGATCCTTATGCTGATTTCAGACCTTCACCGGGAAAAATCACAGGATTAAATATTCCTGGAGGACACGGAATCAGAGTAGATACTCACGTTTATTCAGGATATACCATTCCTTCTAACTACGATTCAATGATTGCAAAATTGATTACCACAGCACAAACCCGTGAAGAAGCAATTGCAAAAATGAAGCGTGCTTTGGAAGAATTTTATGTTGAAGGAGTGAAAACCACAATTCCTTTCCACAGACAGTTGATGGAAGATGAAGATTATCTTTCAGGAAACTACACAACAAAATTCATGGAGAGTTTTGTAATGGATAAAAAATATGATAATCACTAA
- the accB gene encoding acetyl-CoA carboxylase biotin carboxyl carrier protein: MDIKDIQNLIKFVSKAEVSEVKYKTKDFEITIKTPLGGNEVSYVAQPAMYQQAPQQVAPGHAPAPVSAAPEKTEAASDDSKYVTIKSPMIGTFYRKPSPDKDVFVNVGDEVSNGKVVCVIEAMKLFNQIESEVSGKIVKILVDDATPVEYDQPLFLVDPS, encoded by the coding sequence ATGGACATTAAAGACATACAAAATCTTATCAAGTTTGTATCTAAAGCTGAGGTTTCAGAAGTAAAATACAAGACTAAAGATTTCGAAATTACTATTAAAACTCCACTAGGTGGTAATGAAGTAAGCTATGTTGCTCAACCTGCAATGTATCAGCAAGCTCCACAACAAGTGGCTCCAGGTCATGCTCCAGCTCCGGTTTCTGCAGCTCCAGAAAAAACAGAAGCGGCTTCTGACGATAGTAAATATGTAACTATTAAATCTCCAATGATCGGAACTTTCTACAGAAAACCATCTCCAGATAAAGATGTTTTTGTAAATGTAGGTGACGAAGTTTCTAACGGAAAAGTAGTTTGTGTAATCGAAGCAATGAAATTATTCAACCAAATCGAGTCTGAAGTAAGCGGTAAAATCGTTAAAATTTTAGTTGATGATGCTACTCCTGTTGAATACGACCAACCATTATTCTTAGTAGATCCATCTTAA
- the rpmF gene encoding 50S ribosomal protein L32 — translation MAHPKRRQSSTRRDKRRTHYKAVVPQLAKDATSGEMHLYHRAHWHEGKLYYRGKVVMEKEVATTEEN, via the coding sequence ATGGCACATCCAAAGAGAAGACAATCGTCTACAAGAAGAGATAAGAGAAGAACTCATTATAAAGCTGTAGTTCCTCAATTAGCAAAAGATGCAACATCAGGAGAAATGCATTTATACCACAGAGCTCACTGGCATGAAGGAAAACTTTACTACAGAGGTAAAGTAGTAATGGAAAAAGAAGTAGCTACTACTGAAGAAAACTAA
- a CDS encoding YceD family protein gives MDKLRNYDVSFSGLKTGKHEFKFEIDKEFFQLFDTDQEFTNPKIAVDVLLDKHTTFLEFEIKVDGTVELVCDITNEDFTYPIENQIGILVKFGEEYDDSEEDVITIPANDHAFNISQLIYENVALSIPMKKLSPNVSDEDLEILEKFSPKEIEEEEESDPRWDALKNLKNKN, from the coding sequence CCGGGCTAAAAACCGGTAAGCACGAGTTCAAGTTTGAGATAGATAAAGAGTTCTTTCAATTATTTGACACTGATCAGGAATTTACAAATCCTAAAATTGCAGTTGATGTTTTACTTGATAAACACACTACTTTTTTAGAATTTGAAATAAAAGTAGATGGTACAGTAGAATTGGTTTGTGATATCACAAACGAAGATTTTACTTACCCTATCGAAAACCAAATCGGTATTTTGGTAAAGTTCGGAGAAGAATATGATGACAGCGAAGAAGATGTCATCACCATTCCTGCAAACGATCACGCTTTTAATATTTCGCAATTGATATATGAAAACGTGGCACTTTCAATACCTATGAAAAAATTATCACCCAATGTAAGTGATGAAGATTTGGAAATCCTTGAAAAATTCAGTCCAAAAGAAATAGAGGAAGAAGAAGAAAGCGATCCTAGATGGGACGCATTAAAAAATTTAAAGAATAAAAATTAA